The DNA window GTTCCTGGAGTTTCTCTGTCATCAGCTGTGTTGTGTTCTGCCACCAGCTCCTCTATGTCATCAGAACTCACCTCCAAGCCCATGGACTTggccacagaaacaatttcctcaacatctGTGTCAGGCAGAGGAAGGGGTTCAGCTCCAGGGTCATCTCCAAGCTGACTTGGGGCATCAAAACCCTCGCAGTCTCTAAGAGGAGCCCCATCAGGCCAAAGGTTTCTCCAGCCTGCTGTAAGGGTCCTCTTAGAAACATCGGCCCATGCTTTATTTATCAGCCTAACACAACTGAGGATGTGGAAATGTTCCTTCCAAAATTCAGTAAGTGTTAGGCTGATTTCATTGGTCACTTCAAAACACTTTTGGAACAGTGCCAT is part of the Macrobrachium rosenbergii isolate ZJJX-2024 chromosome 9, ASM4041242v1, whole genome shotgun sequence genome and encodes:
- the LOC136841698 gene encoding tigger transposable element-derived protein 1-like, which codes for MEYELADEFSWLKVKFLPPRTTSLLQPMDQQIIANFKKLYTMALFQKCFEVTNEISLTLTEFWKEHFHILSCVRLINKAWADVSKRTLTAGWRNLWPDGAPLRDCEGFDAPSQLGDDPGAEPLPLPDTDVEEIVSVAKSMGLEVSSDDIEELVAEHNTADDRETPGTSQGAAEDFG